The DNA sequence AGTTCTTGCCGACGGCAGTGCGACAATTGAAATCCCGCTGGAAACTGTTCAAACAAATATCGATCTACGTGATGAGCGGATGCGGGATTTCCTCTTCGAGACAGACACCTATCCCACGGCGAACGTCACGGCGAAGCTTGATCCGGCTGTATTTTCCGGGCTTGGAATCGGAGACAGCACTGTCATTCCTGTGACGGCGCAGCTGGATCTTCATGGCCAGACAAACGAAATCGATACCAACCTTCAGGTGACACGGATTGCAGCGGACAAGGTGCTCGTCACAACAGTCACGCCGATCTTTATCGACACCGCAGATTTCGCTCTCAGTGACGGCGTGGAAAAGCTGCGTGAACTGGCCAACCTGCCGGCGATTACACCGGTTGTTCCAGTAGACTTCTCGATTCTCCTGACACACTAAACGCGGCGTCATATCTGGC is a window from the uncultured Hyphomonas sp. genome containing:
- a CDS encoding YceI family protein; the encoded protein is MQRVICFHACEQQTSFCSFPEAIMTLPRHLLFASSILGLAACSQPAAKAPETTPLSGDWVVNSDGSHVSFVSIKSGDIAEAHTFGEIDGTVLADGSATIEIPLETVQTNIDLRDERMRDFLFETDTYPTANVTAKLDPAVFSGLGIGDSTVIPVTAQLDLHGQTNEIDTNLQVTRIAADKVLVTTVTPIFIDTADFALSDGVEKLRELANLPAITPVVPVDFSILLTH